Part of the Deltaproteobacteria bacterium genome, CGCCGCTGGTGTGCAGAATTGCTCCGCGATCTCCCGGACGGAGTGGACCCCTGTGGAGAAAATGGAGAAATGCACACCATTGTCGTGGATGGACCGATGTTTCAGAAGCGCCTGGAGGTGCAGGTTGGCCAGGTGGTGCAGCGAAACGGCTTCGCCTACGCTGATATCATTCCCATAAGATGACGCTTTTGTCAAAACATCGGCAGCAGGCTGGACGAACAAGCCACCTACTCGAGTCACGCCGTTTATTGGGAGGTAAATTATTGCTCTATCTTATAGAGCGCTCGACAGATCGCGCCGCCCGGACTGTTAGACACGGCGTGTCTTCCTACGTGTCCCAGCCACACTGCTTGCTTGAAGCACAGGGGTTGATCGTCGAGTCCGCCGGGATACAGGGAGATTGCCATCTATACCTTGAGAATAGACGGAAGTCCCAGCAAGGGAAGCAATACAGAACTGCTGTGGACTCCTCTTAATCTGGCAGGTTCGCTGTTTCCAGTCCCGGAGGTGTCCACTGGTCAACTAGACATCAGCTGCCATAAATGATGAAATATGGCAGGCAATGCAAGAAGCCCTGGAGAGGCGAAGGCTAGAGTTCATTTTTGAAGCAAAGCTATTATCCCAGAGAGCCAACTATTGCGGGCGTTTCCAAAATAATAGCAGGAGGAGTCATGCGGTCGCCAATCAGCTACAAGCAAATTTTTCATGCCACCAGCAATGGCATCGTGGTGACTGATGCGACAGGCACCATCATTTACTTCAACAAGCAGGCGGAAAGAATCCTGGATCTCCAGGCAGCAAAACATATTGGCCTTTACATCTGTGATGTCCTGCCGCTTACTGGCCAGCAGGTCATAGAATGCCTGCAAACAGGAAAGCCGAAGCTTGGACATCACATTATCGGCAAGAAAGTCAATCTGGTGTTGAACATTACTTTGATCGAACAGCGAAAAGTCATACTCGGTACGGTTTGCAGTTTTCAAGAAATGCAAGAGTTCGAGAACGCTGCCAGAAAGCTCGAATCTTACAAGCAACTCAATAGGCAGCTCGAAACCATCTTCAAGACTTCCTTCGACGGCATCTGGGTGTGCAATGGGGAGGGAAAAGTTATCAATATCAACGAAGCTTCCGAAAGATTGAACGGCATCAGGGCCGAAGAAGTAGTAGGCAAGAACATTGCCGATCTGGTTGCAGAAGATCTTTTTGATCGATCTGTTACCCTGGAAGTGCTCGACACCAAGCGGCAAGTCAGCCTCATGCAGTATGTGCCTCGTACCGGCCGCTACCTCTTGGCCACCGGAACCCCGG contains:
- a CDS encoding ATP-binding protein, which gives rise to RRWCAELLRDLPDGVDPCGENGEMHTIVVDGPMFQKRLEVQVGQVVQRNGFAYADIIPIR